The following are encoded together in the Wolbachia endosymbiont (group E) of Neria commutata genome:
- a CDS encoding pyrimidine dimer DNA glycosylase/endonuclease V translates to MLCDKHIVKMPLETAQLLCGVFWVFLKSSSLTQANISIPYKMTHHNHPCSVWVRESQGNFNWLIEYGIVLCKEYSYRYNKIHKSEEVIHWCDANKSMLKFTLYEQTRFVQTMPEQYRSGDPVEAYRQYYINEKYHFAKWEKGRKEPLWFKKSTV, encoded by the coding sequence ATGCTCTGTGATAAGCATATAGTTAAAATGCCTCTTGAAACTGCCCAGCTTTTGTGTGGTGTATTTTGGGTTTTTCTAAAGTCCAGTAGTTTGACCCAAGCCAATATATCAATTCCTTACAAAATGACCCACCACAATCATCCTTGTTCAGTTTGGGTAAGGGAATCGCAAGGAAATTTTAATTGGTTAATAGAATATGGCATCGTATTATGTAAAGAATATAGCTATAGATATAATAAAATTCATAAATCAGAAGAAGTTATTCACTGGTGTGATGCAAATAAAAGCATGCTTAAATTTACTCTATATGAACAGACTCGCTTTGTGCAAACGATGCCAGAACAATATAGATCGGGAGATCCAGTTGAGGCCTATAGACAATACTATATAAATGAAAAGTATCACTTTGCTAAATGGGAAAAAGGCAGAAAAGAACCACTATGGTTTAAGAAAAGCACAGTATAA
- the hemJ gene encoding protoporphyrinogen oxidase HemJ, whose product MDYYHWLEAFHIISVIMWMAGMLYLPRLYVYHANVKSGSENDSLLQIMEKRLLRYIINPAMLFSFGFGVALMIIREAYSEGWFHVKALALFIMFTIHGLLAKYRKDFVKNVNKKTHVYFRILNEVVTVLIIIIVIMVVVKPF is encoded by the coding sequence ATGGATTACTATCACTGGCTTGAAGCTTTTCATATCATCTCTGTCATAATGTGGATGGCAGGTATGCTTTATTTACCAAGGCTTTATGTTTATCATGCAAACGTGAAATCAGGCTCTGAAAACGATAGCTTGCTCCAAATAATGGAAAAAAGGCTTTTAAGATATATCATAAATCCTGCAATGCTTTTCTCATTTGGGTTCGGAGTGGCGTTGATGATTATAAGAGAAGCATATAGTGAAGGCTGGTTTCATGTAAAGGCATTAGCATTATTTATTATGTTCACTATTCATGGATTGCTTGCAAAATATAGAAAAGATTTTGTAAAGAATGTAAATAAGAAAACACATGTTTATTTTCGTATTTTAAATGAAGTAGTGACAGTATTAATAATAATTATAGTTATTATGGTTGTTGTGAAACCGTTTTAG
- a CDS encoding helix-turn-helix transcriptional regulator translates to MLHVVSQGVLGKKIRERRLICGLSQADLAKKAGISPQQVQKYETGVTRVTIDKLYELAEALSVDISYFLTNISENAAELHCEKKTFDYDNSNVDGEEMLKFVKEYRKIKDEVSCNLIYSLIKHILSMEQQKTDE, encoded by the coding sequence TTGCTTCACGTTGTTTCGCAGGGGGTCTTAGGAAAGAAAATAAGGGAGAGAAGACTAATTTGTGGTTTAAGCCAAGCAGACTTAGCGAAAAAGGCTGGCATTTCACCTCAACAGGTACAAAAATATGAGACTGGAGTAACTCGCGTTACAATTGATAAATTATACGAATTAGCAGAAGCTTTATCAGTTGATATATCATATTTCTTAACAAATATTTCTGAAAATGCAGCAGAGTTACACTGTGAAAAAAAGACGTTTGATTATGATAACAGCAATGTAGATGGTGAAGAAATGTTAAAATTCGTGAAAGAATACAGAAAGATTAAAGATGAGGTGTCATGCAATCTTATCTATTCGCTAATAAAGCACATCCTTTCAATGGAGCAGCAGAAAACAGATGAATAA
- a CDS encoding Mth938-like domain-containing protein encodes MDITPLIFQNKNLINGYEKGKFLVNNREYCGSIIIFPEEVVELSEFDINNRECFERFLIEGIEILLIGTGKARNTPNSSIKSYLAEQKGLNFEFMATGAACRTHNILISEDRFVVTYLIAI; translated from the coding sequence ATGGATATAACTCCCTTAATCTTCCAGAATAAGAATCTTATCAATGGTTATGAGAAAGGAAAATTTTTGGTAAATAATCGCGAATATTGCGGTTCAATTATAATTTTTCCTGAAGAGGTGGTTGAGTTGAGTGAATTTGATATAAATAACAGAGAATGTTTTGAACGTTTTTTAATAGAAGGTATAGAAATTTTGTTAATAGGTACTGGTAAAGCACGAAATACACCAAATTCATCAATTAAATCTTATCTTGCTGAGCAAAAAGGTTTGAATTTTGAATTTATGGCAACGGGTGCTGCATGCAGAACCCATAACATTTTAATATCCGAAGATAGATTTGTCGTTACTTATCTAATAGCCATATAG
- a CDS encoding metal ABC transporter permease, whose amino-acid sequence MLEIFAQDFFINSLIAVVIISLITGALGSFMIWQRLSYLGDSLSHSSLLGVALALIFKISPSISIMLIAITFAILLSLNFNRLYSADTILNIVTNVVLSLSLILMSVLPSGNSSIISSLFGDILTLEQGDIILIFSTSIVVALILIFRWRYWLMISINQDLAMVEKINVSLVRLEFLITLAIFIAIAAQSIGILLIAAFLLIPAASARLISKTPMQMIIIATVFSVISGISGLMLSASFDLLTGPAIILIAAVYLIITYFIRLALSLLR is encoded by the coding sequence ATGCTTGAAATATTTGCGCAGGATTTTTTCATAAATAGCCTAATTGCGGTAGTTATAATTAGCTTGATAACAGGCGCTTTAGGATCATTTATGATATGGCAAAGGCTATCATATTTAGGTGATAGCTTGTCTCACTCTTCATTGCTTGGTGTCGCACTGGCTTTAATCTTTAAGATCAGTCCATCAATAAGCATAATGCTCATTGCAATTACATTTGCTATACTGCTTTCACTTAATTTTAATAGATTATATTCCGCTGATACGATACTCAACATTGTTACCAATGTAGTTTTATCATTAAGTTTAATATTGATGTCTGTTCTACCATCGGGCAATAGTAGTATTATTAGCTCGCTATTTGGTGATATATTAACATTGGAACAGGGTGATATAATATTAATTTTTTCAACCTCTATAGTAGTTGCCCTGATATTAATATTTAGATGGCGCTATTGGCTAATGATTTCAATCAATCAAGATTTGGCAATGGTTGAAAAAATCAACGTAAGTTTGGTGAGGCTAGAATTTTTAATTACTCTTGCCATATTTATAGCAATTGCTGCTCAATCAATAGGGATATTGCTTATTGCTGCGTTTTTGTTAATACCTGCTGCGTCTGCAAGGCTAATTTCAAAAACTCCAATGCAGATGATTATTATTGCAACAGTTTTTTCTGTGATTTCTGGAATATCAGGCCTCATGTTATCTGCAAGTTTTGATTTATTAACTGGACCTGCAATCATACTTATTGCAGCTGTATATCTAATTATTACTTATTTTATAAGATTGGCACTAAGTTTATTGAGATAG
- a CDS encoding 4-(cytidine 5'-diphospho)-2-C-methyl-D-erythritol kinase, producing MKSFCVKAPAKINLFLHIVDKKESGFHLIEGLFVFANLSNFLEIKIGEKDFRYDHSEVEFVNSESRINNQYNTVMKAVNMLIRYAPNRTKVFIKVVKNIPNAAGLGSGSSDAGAVIRTLGKLWKVDRPILNEVALNVGADVPASVDSKPVFVRGIGEELYHVKKFSLPQYVVLIKPKKKFLSTPEVFSKYKGEFTKPIEWSDETEKDLLKLVKETKNDLQEAAIDLVPEIKDVISALDSQKGSILSRMTGSGVACFGMFDSEENAKAAAVNIREKQPEWWVCNTQLIV from the coding sequence ATGAAAAGTTTTTGTGTGAAGGCGCCTGCAAAGATCAACCTTTTTTTGCATATAGTAGACAAAAAGGAATCAGGATTTCACCTAATCGAAGGCTTATTTGTTTTTGCCAACCTTTCTAATTTTTTGGAGATAAAGATAGGTGAAAAAGATTTTAGGTATGATCATTCTGAGGTTGAATTTGTAAATTCTGAATCCAGAATAAACAATCAATATAATACTGTAATGAAAGCAGTGAACATGCTTATCAGATATGCTCCAAATCGCACTAAAGTCTTTATAAAGGTTGTAAAGAATATACCAAATGCTGCAGGTTTGGGCAGTGGATCCTCAGATGCTGGGGCTGTGATACGCACATTGGGCAAGTTATGGAAGGTTGATAGACCAATTTTAAACGAAGTAGCCTTAAACGTTGGTGCTGACGTTCCAGCAAGTGTAGACAGTAAGCCTGTTTTTGTTAGGGGTATTGGTGAAGAATTGTACCATGTTAAAAAATTTTCCTTACCTCAATATGTAGTGCTTATAAAGCCAAAAAAGAAGTTTTTGAGCACACCTGAGGTATTTTCCAAATATAAAGGAGAATTCACAAAGCCAATTGAGTGGAGCGATGAAACTGAAAAGGATTTATTAAAGCTCGTCAAAGAGACAAAAAATGATCTTCAAGAAGCAGCAATAGACCTTGTTCCTGAAATTAAAGATGTGATATCAGCACTAGATTCACAAAAAGGTTCTATACTTTCTCGCATGACAGGTAGTGGTGTGGCGTGTTTTGGAATGTTTGATAGTGAAGAAAATGCAAAGGCTGCTGCAGTTAATATTAGAGAAAAGCAGCCAGAATGGTGGGTATGTAATACTCAATTAATAGTTTGA
- a CDS encoding proton-conducting transporter membrane subunit produces the protein MDYILTLLSLLFSITENYLLITALIPLFSALAILFTGKWPKISNSVTIASSILLFMYVCLCTLYWAYGDHPQFILMDFGNNLHISLMLESTGVVFSLLISFLWMLTSIYAICYMQNNYAGSNYSSFLCFLSVSISCAMFIAFSGDLLTTFVFYELLTISTYPLVTYNATRESIVAGRYYFGVLFFSSLVLFFPAIGMLYNEFNTLDFVSGGIFKFDTSLTTFAAVCFAMLIYGIGKAALMPMHFWLPKAMVAPTPVSALLHAVAVVKSGVFIIIKVILYTFGIDNLQRFVQQNWFAGGWLTYAAGFTIIPASLIALKQKELKKLLAYSTVSQLSYIILFASIFSELSLKVAIFQLVCHGFAKITLFFVAGAIITKTGEKYIDRMHGIGRSMPLAMIAFTIGALSMIGVPPAPTFWSKFLIFQAIFNSGNVALSIFVTLVLIVSTALNALYFLPIIYNAFFSKSSQNSFIKKTPIFLILPPVITAICTLVMFCCYQAMF, from the coding sequence ATGGACTATATATTAACACTTCTGTCTTTACTGTTTTCAATTACTGAAAATTATCTTTTAATCACTGCATTAATTCCACTTTTTAGTGCATTGGCCATTCTTTTCACTGGAAAGTGGCCAAAGATAAGCAACAGCGTCACTATTGCTTCTTCTATACTTTTATTCATGTATGTATGCCTATGTACTTTATATTGGGCGTATGGCGATCACCCTCAATTTATCCTTATGGATTTTGGTAATAATCTGCATATCAGTTTAATGCTAGAGTCAACAGGGGTAGTCTTTAGTTTGCTAATATCATTTTTATGGATGTTAACTAGCATATATGCAATATGCTACATGCAAAATAACTATGCTGGAAGCAATTATTCAAGTTTTTTGTGCTTTCTATCGGTATCAATAAGCTGTGCAATGTTTATTGCTTTTTCAGGCGACTTGCTTACTACATTTGTTTTCTATGAACTCCTTACTATCAGTACCTATCCTTTAGTTACTTACAATGCAACAAGAGAATCAATAGTTGCTGGACGCTATTACTTTGGAGTATTATTTTTCTCCTCTTTAGTGCTATTTTTTCCTGCAATAGGGATGTTATACAACGAATTCAATACTTTAGATTTCGTAAGTGGAGGAATATTTAAATTTGATACTTCGCTTACTACTTTTGCTGCAGTATGTTTTGCTATGCTGATTTATGGAATAGGAAAAGCTGCACTGATGCCAATGCATTTTTGGCTGCCAAAAGCAATGGTTGCACCAACTCCTGTGAGTGCTCTGTTACATGCTGTTGCTGTTGTAAAATCCGGAGTTTTTATCATTATAAAAGTTATATTGTACACTTTCGGTATTGATAATCTGCAACGTTTTGTGCAGCAAAATTGGTTTGCTGGAGGATGGCTAACATATGCTGCAGGATTTACCATAATTCCTGCATCACTGATTGCATTAAAACAGAAGGAATTGAAAAAACTACTCGCTTATTCCACAGTCTCTCAATTATCGTATATTATATTGTTTGCCTCAATTTTTAGCGAGCTCAGCTTAAAGGTTGCAATTTTTCAGTTAGTTTGTCACGGATTTGCTAAAATTACTTTGTTCTTTGTTGCAGGTGCCATAATAACGAAAACAGGTGAGAAATATATAGATAGAATGCATGGTATAGGACGTAGCATGCCACTTGCCATGATAGCATTTACTATAGGTGCATTATCTATGATAGGAGTGCCACCTGCTCCGACTTTTTGGAGCAAATTCCTAATATTTCAAGCTATTTTTAATTCTGGTAATGTAGCGCTTTCTATATTTGTAACGCTAGTGTTAATCGTCAGCACTGCACTTAATGCCCTATATTTTTTGCCGATAATTTATAATGCCTTTTTTTCAAAATCTTCTCAGAATTCCTTTATTAAAAAGACACCTATTTTCCTTATTTTACCACCAGTTATTACAGCTATATGCACTTTGGTTATGTTCTGCTGTTATCAAGCTATGTTTTAA
- the guaA gene encoding glutamine-hydrolyzing GMP synthase: MSTIAIIDFGSQFTQLIARQIREMGVYCEIFSSNISFETISKFNGFILSGGPQSVNGGHLEINGIAHEIIKFNETTSVPILGICYGQQLICHYFGAKVREGFKQEFGKTKIKVLKESPIIKDTWDVNSEVDVLMNHADSVDTVPQGFTVIASGVINQTIAIIVNEQRKIYCTQFHPEVKHTADGSKLFSNFLDIANCERNWTMKSFVEEQKEKIKNAVGDKKVIAAVSGGVDSSVAAALTYKAIRKQLNCVFIDTGLLRKSQNSAMLKEIPINYIDKSHLFLSRLKEITDPEEKRKIIGNTFIEVFEEEAKKIGNVDFLMQGTIYSDVVESGHASDNTSTIKSHHNVGGLPEKMNLKLVEPLRYLFKDEVRLLGKEIGLADEIIFQHPFPGPGLAVRIIGEVDEKKVQILQEVDEIYINTMKSYKLYSEIWQAFAVLLPIRTVGVMGDGRTYGYVCALRAVTSSDGMTADAFPFEDKAQHALVFWDFLQNVSNIITNKVSGVSRVVYDITSKPPATIEWE; this comes from the coding sequence TTGTCAACAATTGCTATTATTGATTTTGGTTCACAGTTTACACAACTTATCGCAAGACAAATTAGGGAAATGGGTGTGTATTGCGAGATATTTTCGAGCAACATCAGCTTTGAAACAATATCAAAATTTAATGGATTTATTCTCTCTGGAGGGCCACAATCTGTAAATGGTGGCCACTTAGAAATTAATGGAATAGCACATGAAATTATAAAATTTAATGAGACGACAAGTGTTCCTATACTTGGGATATGCTATGGACAACAACTTATCTGTCATTACTTTGGAGCAAAAGTAAGAGAGGGTTTTAAACAGGAGTTTGGCAAAACTAAGATCAAGGTGCTGAAAGAGTCTCCTATTATAAAAGATACGTGGGATGTTAATTCTGAGGTGGATGTGTTAATGAATCACGCAGATAGTGTTGATACTGTACCACAAGGATTTACTGTCATCGCATCGGGTGTAATAAACCAAACGATTGCAATAATTGTCAATGAACAGCGGAAGATTTACTGCACTCAATTCCACCCTGAAGTGAAACATACGGCGGATGGTAGTAAGTTGTTTTCTAATTTCTTAGACATTGCAAATTGCGAGAGAAATTGGACGATGAAGTCATTTGTTGAGGAACAGAAGGAAAAAATTAAAAATGCAGTGGGAGATAAAAAAGTAATCGCTGCAGTAAGTGGTGGTGTTGACTCAAGTGTTGCAGCAGCGCTCACATATAAAGCTATAAGAAAACAATTGAACTGTGTTTTTATTGACACTGGGTTGCTACGCAAGAGCCAGAACAGCGCTATGTTAAAAGAGATTCCAATAAATTATATTGATAAATCACATTTATTTTTGAGCAGGCTAAAGGAAATAACTGACCCAGAAGAAAAGCGTAAAATTATCGGCAACACTTTCATTGAGGTGTTTGAAGAAGAGGCAAAAAAAATAGGTAATGTAGATTTTTTAATGCAAGGTACAATCTATTCTGATGTAGTGGAATCAGGGCATGCTTCAGACAACACTAGTACAATTAAATCCCATCACAATGTTGGCGGATTGCCAGAAAAGATGAACCTTAAGTTAGTAGAACCTTTACGCTATCTATTTAAAGATGAGGTAAGGTTACTTGGAAAAGAAATTGGGCTTGCAGATGAGATAATATTTCAACATCCATTTCCTGGACCCGGACTTGCAGTAAGGATTATAGGCGAAGTTGATGAAAAAAAGGTGCAAATACTGCAAGAGGTAGATGAAATATACATCAACACAATGAAGAGCTATAAGTTATATAGTGAAATATGGCAGGCTTTTGCCGTATTATTACCGATAAGAACTGTAGGGGTAATGGGAGATGGCCGTACCTACGGATACGTTTGCGCTCTGAGAGCTGTAACATCATCCGATGGGATGACAGCTGATGCATTTCCATTTGAAGATAAGGCCCAACACGCGCTGGTATTTTGGGATTTTCTACAGAATGTCAGTAATATAATTACCAATAAAGTTTCTGGGGTAAGTAGAGTTGTGTATGATATAACTTCCAAGCCACCTGCAACTATTGAGTGGGAATAG